The DNA window ATTTCTGGCAAGGTTATGTTGTGTTTTGGCGAAAAACAGACCACTCTAGAAATGCCTCTTTCAGGTTTGGCTTTAAAGAAAGTAGCGTCTTGACTTTCTTCAAACTCAATTTCTTCTTGTTTTAAGGCAGCAAAATCATTTTCAAACACAAACGAACTGGTGTACTGTGGATTTATCTCTCCGTTGGCTCGTACATTTCCGGGACACAAATAACATTCCGGATCGTATTCCGGTCTGCTATCATCGGCAACGGTTTCTTTCTGGCCTTGCCACGGGCGCTTGGCTCGATGCGGAGATACCAAAACCCATTCGTTGATTAAAGGATTAAATCTTCTGTGCGGATCTTCGTAGATATCAAATTTTTTCATGTCCGTTAATTATTATACAATGATGTACCGTTTGACACTTTAACATCATAAATTTTCAAATCTATATTAAATTTTTCGAAGTACAATTTGGTGAATTTTTCTTTAATGACTGCTTCGCTTCCTTTTTTGACTAAAGTAATCGTGCATCCTCCGAATCCGCCTCCCATTAATCTCGACCCAATTACATCTTCTTCGGCTTTGGCTAAATCTACCAAATAATCCAACTCGACACAGCTTACTTCATAATCATTGGACAAACCATCGTGAGTTTCGAACATCAATTTTCCTAAAGTCGCAATGTCGCCTTTGTCGAGGGCTTCACAAGCCTGAATAACGCGTTTGATCTCTTTTACAGCATACAAGCTTCTTTTAAAAACAGTATCCGACATTTTAGATTTTAAACTAATCAATTGATCAACATCGCAGTCGCGGAAACTTTCAATCTGAGGAAAATTTTCGTGAATAATTCGCAGTCCTTCATTGCACTCAAGGCGTCTGTTATTGTATTCAGAGGTAAACAAAGAGTGTTTCACATTGCTATCGAACAAAATCAAAGAATAATCAACAAAGTTGGCTTCGTGATAGGTGTAGTCTAAAGTGCGACAATCGATTTTGATCACTTTGTTTTCTAATCCCACAACGCTAGAAAACTGGTCCATAATACCACAATTGATGCCCACCCAATGCTCTGCGCTTTGTCCCATTAGGGCAATATCAATTGATTTAATACCCAAATTGAACATTTCGTTTATACCATATAAAAAGCCACATTCCAAAGCCGCTGAAGACGAAAGCCCAGAGCCAGTTGGAATATTACTACTGAACGAACAATTAAAACCACCAACTTTGAATCCTTTCAATTTCAATTGCAACAAAACTCCTCTCAAATAATTGGTCCAAACCACATCGGTCAATTGCGGCTCTTGTGTAACATCGATGCCTACCGACTCGTCGAGATCAATAGCATAAATATTAGCCGTGTTTGTATTGTTTTTTTCGAAAGCAAAACAAATAATTTTATCGATTGCGGCAGGCAAAACATATCCATCATTATAATCAATATGTTCTCCGATAATGTTTATTCTTCCGGGCGACAAAACCACTTTATCTGCCACGGAATTAAACTTTTGTTGAAAAAAATCAGTTGTTTTTTTTACCAAAATCTCATTCATAATCTAACTATTTAAATACTATACTTGAAGGTTTCCCTATTATACTACTGATGCCATCTGTGACAAAAACAATCTTCTGAACGAAATGAAAATACTCGCCTCTAAAACCTTACTAAAAAAAATAAATCCATAATAATACTTACATCAAAATAGGATAAACGTTTTATTTAGTTTGAATTTTTATTAAATATGAAAAACAAAAATAAAATAATTATTTACTTTTACACACCAGTACCTACCAGTTTGTTGTAATTTTGAATAAAATAGAAATCCATCATGAAATTCATACATATTCAACCCCATCGAGGAATACCAAAATACAAACAGATCATTTCCTCCATCGAAAAAAATATTGATTCCGGTCAGTTAAAAAAAGATGAAAAATTACCTTCTATCAATAAAGTGTGTCTTGAGTTTTCACTCTCACGCGACACCGTTTTGCAAGCGTATGAAGAACTAAAAAAAAGGGGCGTAATCTACGCAATTCTGGGTAAAGGCTACTACGTTAAGACCACTGAAATCAATATAAAGCATCGTATTTTCGTGCTTTTTGACGAGCTGAACAGCTTCAAAGAAGACCTCTATAATTCCTTCCTCCTGCAGGTAGGGAAAGACGTTCAAGTTGATATTTATTTCCATCATTTCAACACTAAAGTCTTCCAAAAACTAATCGATGAGAGCAACGGAAATTACACCAAATACATTATTATGCCAACAAATTTAGTTGGAGCCTCCTCAGCTATTCAAACCCTACCAGTTGACGAAGTCTTTATCCTAGACCAAACCAATCCCGAATTGAAACTCTACCCTGCGATTTTTCAAAACCATCAAAAAGACATCTACAATTGCTTGGTTTTAGGGAAAATCAAATTGAATAAATACCAGAAACTTATCTTAATTTTTCCCGGCTTTCGCGAGCCTTTAGGAATGAAGTTGGGGTTTGAAGATTTTTGTAGGGATTATGGTTTCGCTTTCGAAATTATCACTGAATTCAAAAATAGAGTATTACAAAAAGGGGAGGTTTATATTATTCCCAACGATCGAGATTTGGTACGAGTCATCGAAACCTCAAAAAATCAGGATTTGAAAATCGGTCAGGATTTTGGCGTTATTTCGTACAACGAAACACCTTTAAAAAAAATTATCGAAAACGGCATCACAACCATTTCCACCAATTTTGAACTAATGGGAAGAGTTCTAGCGCAAATGGTTTTAAAAAACAATAAGGATCAAATAGAAAATAAATGCCATTTGATCCTTAGAAACTCGTTATAAAAAATGTACTAGTTGCAGCTTATTGTAGCAGTTTCTGTTACAAAAACTCAAGAGTGCGCTCCAAAGCCATTCCTCTGGATCCCTTTATCAATATCGAACTAGTATCTATGGACAAATTCTTTAAAAAGTTAGAAAAAGCATCGAATGTTTCAAAAAAATGCAAGTTCTCGCTGCTCATTTGGTGCTTATAAAATTCTTTACCTACAAAGTACACAGTCGCATCCTTTTGCTTCACTAACAAATTCACCAAGGTTTTATGCTCAACAAAACTATCCTCACCTAGCTCGAACATATCGCCCAAAATCAAAATCTTGTTTGAATTATCCAATTGCAAAAAATTCTCGATCGCAACTGCCATACTACTCGGATTGGCATTATAAGCATCTAAAATAATCTGATTCGTTCCTTTGGTTATCATTTGAGAACGATTATTTTCGGGGATATAACTTTCTAATGCCGCTTTGATATCCTGATCTTCAACGCCAAAATATTTACCCATCGTAAGCGCCGCATTGATATTATTGGCATTATATAAGCCTATCAAATGGGTTTGAATCAGAAGGTCCGCATATTGAATTGCAACAAACGGATTCGCCTTGATTGTACTGATAACCACATCGGCATTTTCTCTATTGATACCGAAGGAATAGGATTGAAATGCCTTTGATTTTTCTACTTGAATTTTATCTTCTAAGTTAATAAAAGCCAATTTAGAATGGGCTGCGATGTAATTATACATCTCACTTTTGCCTTTGATAACCCCTTCTACGCCACCAAAACCTTCTAAATGTGCTTTTCCAAAATTGGTAATATAACCATAATCAGGCTGGGCTAATTCGCAGAGAAATTCTATTTCTTTTTGGTGATTGGCACCCATTTCTACAATTCCGATTTCGGTGTGCTGATCAAAAGACAATAAAGTTAAAGGCACACCTATATGATTGTTCAAATTTCCAACAGTGGCTTTAGTTCTGTATTTTTTAGAAAGCACAACATGTATCAATTCTTTGGTGGTCGTTTTCCCGTTGCTGCCAGTAAGAGCAATAATAGGTAATTTCAAATATTGTCGATGAAATTTGGCTAATTCCTGAAGTGCCATCAAACTATTTTCTACTAGAATAGTCCTTTGGTCGATGTAATAATTTGGATTATCAATAATTACGTAAGAAGCTCCTTTGTCAAGCGCTTCTTTGGCAAAAGTATTGGCATCGAAATTGTCCCCTTTGATAGCTACAAAAAGGGATTTAGGCTGGATTTTTCGGCTGTCAATGCCAACCGAATGGCTTTCTAAAAACAAACTGTGAAGGTATGAAATATCCATCTGATAATGATTTTAAAAAAGAAAAGCCCTAATCAAAGGGCTTTTCGTATTGTTATTTAAAAGATTAGTTTCTAGCGGTTTTTCTTTTATCAGACTTAGCCCCAACTTTAGACATGGCGCATCTAAAACCTATGTAGTCCGTAGCCATATCTTGAGGGAAATACCTTCTTTGGGCTGGATCAAGCCAATAGGCTCTATCTCTCCAAGAACCACCTTTGTAAACTCTGACATTATTATCGATCAAAGTAGTTCGCTTGTTATTTTTATCGTAGTTTCTGACCATATTCCCTAAACTATCAACCTTAACATTGTGTTTAGGAGAATTGTACATCGCTCTATCGTCTTTCAATTTTTTAGAATCCGTCTCTGAATCGCCAAAATTATAGTACCTTGTAGATTGCTTGTCACCATCTCTGTAATCGATATTATCGCTTTTATCGAAATTTTGTCTCAGATAAGTTTCGTTTTCATCCACTGGAACCTGAGCAATTTGACCCGGAAAACTAGTAGCTATTTTTTTACCATTACTTAAGGTGGCATACTGAATACTATCTTTTCCGATAATTTTCACTTTACCGTCTTTACCAATTTTATTTTTGGTGTATTGATTTCCTCTAAAATAGTTAAAATCATTCGCTTCATTATCTACAATCGGTCTGTACACGTCCATAACCCATTCGGCTACATTTCCAGACATATCATACAAGCCGAAATCGTTAGCTGGATATTTTTTAACTTGGTTGGTTATATCAGCACCATCATCAGACCATCCGGCAATCCCACCATAATCTCCATTTCCTTGTTTGAAATTGGCCAATTGATCGCCTTTGTTTTGTCTTTTCCCAGAACGCGTGTAGCTACCAGACCAAGGGTATTTTTTCTGTCCTTTATAAATATTGTATTCTCTTTGTCCTACATCGGCAGCAGCGGCATACTCCCATTCTGCTTCCGTTGGAAGTCTGTATTCTGGCAATAAAATACCTGAGGAACGTTGTGCATAAATATTAGTAGGAGGAACCACTTTTCCGCCTTTTGGCGCTTTTGGTTGACGAATGCCACCTTTTTTATCAGCATATTTTCCGGGCAAAACAATTTGTGCATCTCCACCATAAGTAGATGTTGGCGAGATTAAATAGGTATCGGTATCAAAATTGCTATCAGCGGTTACGTCCAATGTTTTAGCATTTTTTTTAAGATATCCGTTTTTTTCTAGTAACGCTTCATTTACACGATTGGTTCTCCATTTTGCAAATTCAACTG is part of the Flavobacterium nackdongense genome and encodes:
- a CDS encoding GntR family transcriptional regulator gives rise to the protein MKFIHIQPHRGIPKYKQIISSIEKNIDSGQLKKDEKLPSINKVCLEFSLSRDTVLQAYEELKKRGVIYAILGKGYYVKTTEINIKHRIFVLFDELNSFKEDLYNSFLLQVGKDVQVDIYFHHFNTKVFQKLIDESNGNYTKYIIMPTNLVGASSAIQTLPVDEVFILDQTNPELKLYPAIFQNHQKDIYNCLVLGKIKLNKYQKLILIFPGFREPLGMKLGFEDFCRDYGFAFEIITEFKNRVLQKGEVYIIPNDRDLVRVIETSKNQDLKIGQDFGVISYNETPLKKIIENGITTISTNFELMGRVLAQMVLKNNKDQIENKCHLILRNSL
- a CDS encoding UDP-N-acetylmuramoyl-tripeptide--D-alanyl-D-alanine ligase, yielding MDISYLHSLFLESHSVGIDSRKIQPKSLFVAIKGDNFDANTFAKEALDKGASYVIIDNPNYYIDQRTILVENSLMALQELAKFHRQYLKLPIIALTGSNGKTTTKELIHVVLSKKYRTKATVGNLNNHIGVPLTLLSFDQHTEIGIVEMGANHQKEIEFLCELAQPDYGYITNFGKAHLEGFGGVEGVIKGKSEMYNYIAAHSKLAFINLEDKIQVEKSKAFQSYSFGINRENADVVISTIKANPFVAIQYADLLIQTHLIGLYNANNINAALTMGKYFGVEDQDIKAALESYIPENNRSQMITKGTNQIILDAYNANPSSMAVAIENFLQLDNSNKILILGDMFELGEDSFVEHKTLVNLLVKQKDATVYFVGKEFYKHQMSSENLHFFETFDAFSNFLKNLSIDTSSILIKGSRGMALERTLEFL
- the gldJ gene encoding gliding motility lipoprotein GldJ, with translation MKVNKIMALRLILSMILIVGFSSCSKKSSSKGTSQGTGWNVDSKKGSPSKKQEAGPGLVFVEGGTFTMGKVQDDVMHDWNNTPNQQHIQSFYMDETEVTNAMYLEYLDWTKKVTPPTDERYKDVYPGAVPDTLVWRNRLGYNETMTNNYLRHPSYSQYPVVGVNWIQAVEFAKWRTNRVNEALLEKNGYLKKNAKTLDVTADSNFDTDTYLISPTSTYGGDAQIVLPGKYADKKGGIRQPKAPKGGKVVPPTNIYAQRSSGILLPEYRLPTEAEWEYAAAADVGQREYNIYKGQKKYPWSGSYTRSGKRQNKGDQLANFKQGNGDYGGIAGWSDDGADITNQVKKYPANDFGLYDMSGNVAEWVMDVYRPIVDNEANDFNYFRGNQYTKNKIGKDGKVKIIGKDSIQYATLSNGKKIATSFPGQIAQVPVDENETYLRQNFDKSDNIDYRDGDKQSTRYYNFGDSETDSKKLKDDRAMYNSPKHNVKVDSLGNMVRNYDKNNKRTTLIDNNVRVYKGGSWRDRAYWLDPAQRRYFPQDMATDYIGFRCAMSKVGAKSDKRKTARN
- the galK gene encoding galactokinase, translating into MNEILVKKTTDFFQQKFNSVADKVVLSPGRINIIGEHIDYNDGYVLPAAIDKIICFAFEKNNTNTANIYAIDLDESVGIDVTQEPQLTDVVWTNYLRGVLLQLKLKGFKVGGFNCSFSSNIPTGSGLSSSAALECGFLYGINEMFNLGIKSIDIALMGQSAEHWVGINCGIMDQFSSVVGLENKVIKIDCRTLDYTYHEANFVDYSLILFDSNVKHSLFTSEYNNRRLECNEGLRIIHENFPQIESFRDCDVDQLISLKSKMSDTVFKRSLYAVKEIKRVIQACEALDKGDIATLGKLMFETHDGLSNDYEVSCVELDYLVDLAKAEEDVIGSRLMGGGFGGCTITLVKKGSEAVIKEKFTKLYFEKFNIDLKIYDVKVSNGTSLYNN